The genomic region acagatttggcaatggcgatagcaatacgtttgacagttagtataacataaattttatcctgtcgagatgccccgttacaTTCATCAAACGGTTGTGAACCCTTTAAAAAaatgctggctacaaaaagatgctcgatgtttgggtaacACATGAATAAATAACTTCCATTAcactaatttattttatgtaataacACTTTGAAGAATTGTAGAAGACAAAACTGTGAATTCTGgtcgaataaaatttttagtatgaaaagttaattaacaatgtCCTTAAATAGTTTATCAACTCGTTGCTCCTTATTCGCATGAAAGCTAGCTTTCCATTGCGTCGCCGAAAGTCTGTAGGTTTCAACACGGAATTTGTTGTAAAGTAATCTACCGAATGGTGTACTCTTTAGCATGTTTGTTTTTTCTGCTAGTTCTTTTACTATACGCCCTTTCTGGGCCTCCTGTGCGGCCACAAAACAACTGTCCACAACTCGTGAACCGAACTTAGAGGTGGCTAAGTCCACATAGAAACCCTCCATGTATCTAATGAACTTCTCTCGAGATTTCTCGCCTATATATTTACTTTGCAGGAACGCATCAACGATATGTGAACCATTTGGTGTATTAAATATGGTCACTAGTTGTTCGGCAGGTGTGTCCAATATACAGTTGACCAAAAAAATAGGCTTATTGAAACGCAAAATGTGTTGAACAATAAGTGAGCCATGAAGATGTACGAAAGCGCTGTTATCCGCTTGTGTTACTTCATACGGCTTCAATTTGATTAAACAATGAAAGAAGCTCTTAACTTTTTGCTTATCGCTCGCAGGTGTGTGAAGCGCTGTTTGTAACGATACTATACTTTGAGCTTGCTTCGAACCGATGCGTAGACAGGCGCCAACAAGCGTCTCTACTACACCGGTATGGCCAATTTTTAGTAGATCTTCAATGTCATTAACTAATTCGTTGAAAACGTTTTCAAAATCTTCCTTTTCTTTAATATGTTGCAAAAGCTTTTGCACGGCAAAATTAGTTAATTGTTCTTTAGCTAATAGAGATAAACGTCCGGTAAAGAGCATTGCATAAAGTTGAGTCAATAATTTTGGACCAGCTATAGTGATCAAAGTTTCCAATAAAATAACGGATGATTGGTATTCAAAAACCTTTGGTAACTTGACAGTAGGTTTTTCTTCTTCCGCGCCTTCAGCATTTTTACTCCCAACTTCCTCAATTTTCTCCGATGACTCTTCGTCGTCGTCcaatatttctattttcttaTCCTTTTCTTCGCCAATGTGCTCAACTTTAAGGAATGCttccattaatattttttttccaaaatgtttcaaaagtTGTTTGTCTGTTGCGCGTAGTGCAATACAAATAACCCCTAGTAGAGCTGAGGATAGTTCTTGGAATGGAAAATCTGAGAATTGAGGCCACATTTCTAATCGTTGTGGAAATTCCTTTAGCACATCCAACCATTCATCTGGTACATTGTAcagttttcgattttttgccATGTCAGCACCACCCTTCTCGAACGCCACCTTTGCCACATGCACACCGGCCAAGCTGAGGATACTAGTTCTCATAATATGATTAGCACAGGGGTCCCAAACGAAATCTTCCAAATTGTTAAGTAAGAACTTACTCACGCGATCGACAAACTTGCTGCACTGCTTACGGTGGTCAGCGCTAAAGTCAGATTCAGCGTTATACGATTCTTCACTAAAAGCTGTCACTTCAGTTTTAAGCCGTTTCGGTGCAGATGGTTGATCCGCTGCATCTGTATTATCATCGGCTTCACCTACATTCTTTAGGCTCGCTTTTCCTAAAGCTCTCAAAAAGGctatttcaaccattttttgtaaaacgtGTGATGCAAAGCGGTCGGAACAGATCGGCCGAAAATTATCAGCAAATACATTAAAGAAACGTTCCAAATTTTCTGCGTCCACAAATCCAATCAACGACTCAAGCACTTTACACACAATTTGATTGGATGCCAAATGAATCTCTTGTTCATTCGTTTGTGCAAATACGTTGTTAGCCATATTAACTATAAATAAGAAGCGGTACAATGTAATATGTTccaaaaacacacaaatataccTTTTTCTTCGACATCCTCAAATCCATTTTTCATTGCATCCAAAATATTAATGAAGTAATTGTACTGATCATCATCAATGTGGGTACCGCGACCATAAATTCCTTGTTTGGCAAAACCCTTTGCATTTCGAAGAAATCtactatttttcttctttttcctcTGACGCTTTTTATTTTGGTCGACTGCAAAACCATTAACTTCGGACTCcatactttaaaaaaatggaactttaattattttcaattgcaaATGTATAGAACgtgttttaacaaaataaactgTCAATAGCCATAgcaaaataaactgaaaaaacGTGCAAACATCAATGctgacaaacaatttttttttatcaaagtgTTACCAAGTTTATGATGGAAATGCAGCAGAGAACGTTTAATCAGAGAACGTttaatataaagaaggttcacggTGCTGCCAATTttacgatatttcattttttgtaggggtactcttttctattagtggatttcaccacaaaaagAGCGGATTTCAGCAATATTTAACAGGagcgtcgaaaatagcagaattgagcattttcagtgttaaatgagaaaaattatgctaatttcaatgtacgcttacagattcgcatatttacaatgcgccaacggctatggatatcatttatatacatatgtacatatgtatgtacatatatttaataacaaagctcattagtatgtatgtatgtgcaatttgacctatttaatgataaattccattaaatctgttgaaatgtataataaagagtaaagtttgtattattacttaaatatttaattaatctaattataattaatataggtttataaagttatatatgtacatatttgtatatgtatgtatttatttgctttgggcaTTAGAAGTTTTGATAACATCTTAAAAGACGATGTCATATGcgtataaatatgtgtacatgcaaacagattttgaaaaaccgtacgcataaagttcacatattcacatacattaatattatcaaagataaaaaatatttaaaaagtagcttttatttggacattaactacaaatattaccatgaaaatagcataatttaataataatgttatcaattttgcatgaattcacaaaaatacgcaaaattatgttcatatcaattgatatgatagcatgtaaacgtataaaaatataagccaaaaggccaacatgcgtctctaatagcaatgtatatttctgagcataattttcattcaatacttagctctgttcactcatttctgttaaaatttctccttctgagccaaaagtggtgaaatccactaataggattttgttagctcttgacagttcacacgcttgtccgcagttgaaccttctctatattaaaaGTTCTCTGGCGCCGGCAAATGTTTTGTTTGCGCGTGAAAAATAAGTCGGTAAgcagctgtttgtttattatacatttacattttttagtaatttctctgcaatttatttgattattttatattttatagatttCCCGACAATAACGCCAGTTGTTCATCATGTTTTCGCTGTGTAAACAATCACATCCCGCTACTGGAGTAGAATTTGCAATTTGCTGTCATTTCTTCAACAATTTTGAGGAGAATCTTGTCGTAGCAGGTGCAAACATACTCAAAGTATATCGTATATTCCCTCATCTAGATGCTGCGCAACGccaaaaattgctaaatatcaATGACTTACGTACACCTCCGAAAATGCGCCTAGAATGTTTGGCGACCTACACACTTTATGGTAACGTGATGTCATTGCAGAGCGTGTCGTTGGCAGGATCACTACGCGATGCACTACTTATAAGTTTTAAAGATGCCAAGCTATCGGTAGTACAGCATGATCCCGATACGTTTGCACTAAAAACACTTTCACTGCATTTTTTCGAAGAGGACGACGTTCGTGGTGGATGGACAGGACGCTACTTCATACCAATGGTACGAGTTGACCCAGACTCCCGCTGCGCTGTAATGCTGGTTTATGGTAAACAGTTGGTGGTTTTACCCTTTCGAAAGGATAATAGTTTAGATGAGATCGAGCTTGCGGATGTGAAACCCATAAAGAAAACACCTACAGCACTAGTTGCTCGTACTCCAATATTAGCTTCGTACTTAATAGCACTTCGCGAACTTGACGAAAAAATTGACAACGTATTAGATTTACAATTTCTATACGGCTATTATGAACCAACACTGCTGATTCTCTACGAACCGGTAAGAACATTTGCTGGACGTGTCTGTGTACGATCCGATACGTGTGTACTAGTAGCcatttcattaaatattcaACAACGAGTGCACCCTGTAATCTGGACAGTTACTGGTTTGCCATTTGATAGTCTTCAAGTTTTCCCAATACAAAAGCCAATAGGTGGCTGCCTCGTCACTACCGTGAATTCCATAATTTACCTTAATCAGAGTGTGCCGCCGTATGGTGTGAGTTTAAATAGCTCAGCAGATCATAGCACAAGCTTCCCACTCAAGCCACAAGACGGTGTACGGATCTCACTTGATGCAGCCAATCTTACATTTATTGATATTGACAAACTAGTGATTTCGCTTAAAGGAGGTGAATTGTATGTGCTGACCTTATGCGTTGACTCCATGCGCACGGTTCGAAATTTCCATTTTCATAAGGCAGCTGCTAGTGTTCTGACcagttgtatgtgtgtttgtcaatcagaatatttgtttttgggtTCAAGATTGGGAAATTCATTATTGTTGCATTTTACTGAAGAAGATCAGAGTACTGTTATAACGTTGGACGAAGTGGAAACAAACGATGCGAACGCTGCAGTTAACGACGAATCTGTACCTAAAGCGAGGCGTATCGAAGACGAAGAGTTGGAGGTAAGAGTATTGACTTActtataacatttaaaaattaattggttCTCGCTTTTTAGGTATATGGAACCGGTGCTAAAACATCGGTTCAATTGCGGAAATACATTTTCGAAGTTTGTGACAGTTTGCTAAATGTGGGACCAATAAACTTCATGTGTGCTGGTGAACGTGTTGAATTTGAGGAAGACGGTGTTACATTACGTCCACACGTAGAAAACTTAGCTGAGCTAAAAATTGAAGTCGTTGCTTCCAGTGGCCACAACAAGAACGGTGCTTTATGTGTCTTCGTAAATTGCATTACACCCCAAATTATTACTAGTTTTGAGCTGGAAGGTTGCCTAGATGTATGGACTGTGTATGACGATGCTAGTAAAAAGTCTACACGTCACGATCATCATGACTTTATGATATTATCGCAACGCTCAACATCTCTAGTATTACAGACTGGCGATGAGATCAACGAGATCGAAAATACCGGCTTTAGCTGTCAACAACCAACTATATTCGTGGGTAACCTAGGACAAAATCGTTTCATTATACAAGCAACAACACGTAACGTCAGACTGCTGCAAGGAACGCGCCTCATACAAAATGTACCCATCGATGTGGGCTCACCGGTAGTGCAAGTCTCGACTGCAGATCCCTATGTTTGTTTACGTGTACTGAACGGACAAGTGATAACATTGGCTTTACGTGAGACTAAGGGGACTCCACGTCTTGCAATCAATAAGAATACGATCAGTAGTGTGCCTGCTGTGATTGCAATAGCTGCATACAAGGATATATCTGGCTTATTCACAGCTAAGTCGGATGATGTACTCAATCTCACAGGCAGTAATGGCAATTCATTGTATGCTGGTTTGGGATACATGAAAGCGGAGCCGCATATGAAAATCGAAGATGAGGAAGATCTGCTATATGGTGAATCTGGCAACGCCTTCAAGATGAACAGTCTGGCCGATCTTGCAAAAcaatccaaacaaaaaaatactgatTGGTGGCGCCGTTTGCTGCCTCAAATAAAACCATCTTACTGGCTGATCACGGCTCGTGAATCGGGCACTTTGGAAATATATTCTATGCCCGATTTGAAGTTAATGTATCTAGTTAATGATGTGGGCAATGGCGGTATGGTTCTTAGCGATTCAATGGAGTTCGTGCCAGTGCCACTAAGCAATCAGGAGAACAGTAAAACTGGCATACTTTTGAATTGTATGCCACAGCATGCAAATTCGCCTTTGGCACTCGAAATCAGCATGGTTGGCTTGGGAAATCAGGGCATGCGTCCACTACTTTTAATACGTACGCGTCTAGAGTTGCTAATCTATCAAGTGTTTCGCTATCCCAAAGGTCATTTAAAAATACGTTTCAGAAAACTGGAAACACTCAATATGTTGGACGTGCAACCAACAAGTATGGAAGTAGATGATTTGGAAAGCGAACTAGAATCGTATAATTTGCAAGAGCGTTATGTTAGCAAATTACGTTATTTTGCCAACATTAGTGGGCACAATGGTGTGATGGTTTGCGGCGTCAATCCACATTTTCTTTTCCTCACCTCCAAGGGTGAGCTACGTGTACATAAGTTTTATGGAAATGGTGTCGTGCGTAGTTTTGCGCCGTTCAACAATGTAAATTGTCCCTTTggctttttatattttgatcaTACAGCCGAGCTAAAGATCTCTGTATTGCCTACCTACTTGACATACGATTCTATTTGGCCAGTGCGTAAAGTACCGTTACGTTGTACGCCGCGACAGATTGTGTATCATCGTGAAAATCGTGTTTATTGCTTGATCACGCAGACCGAGGAGCCTACTAACAAGTATTATCGTTTCAATGGTGAAGACAAAGAGTTGACAGAAGAAAACAAGGGCGAACGCTTCATCTATCCTAGTGCTTCCAAATTTGCAATGGTGCTTATGAGTCCGGAAACATGGGAAATTGTGCCAGACGCTTCCATACAATTCGAGGAATGGGAACACGTGACAgcatttaagattgtaaagcTCGCTTATGAGGGCACACGATCCGGTCTTAAAGAGTACCTTTGTATTggcacaaattttaattatagtgAAGATATCACCTCACGCGGAAACATACACATTTACGACATCATTGAAGTTGTACCTGAACCAGGCAAACCGTtaacaaaattcaaattgaaagaagttttcaaaaaagaacaaaaaggcCCCGTATCAGCCATTTCGGATGTACTCGGTTTTCTAGTAACAGCACTCGGTCAAAAGATCTATTTGTGGCAGTTGAAAGACGATGATCTTATTGGTGTCGCATTTATTgacacaaacatatatgtgcATCAAATAATATCTGTTAAATCGTTAATTTTAATCGCTGATGTCTACAAATCAGTCAGTTTACTTCGTTTCCAAGAAGAGTTTCGCACGCTTTCACTTGCATCACGTGATTTTAATCATTTACAAGTCTATAATATTGAGTTCATGGTGGACAACAATAATTTAGGTTTCCTAGTGACAGACGCGGATAAAAACCTTATAGTTTACATGTACCAACCAGAATCTCGTGAATCTATTGGAGGTCAGAAGTTACTACGCAAATCTGATTATCACCTCGGCCAGGCGGTGAATACAATGTTTCGTGTGCAATGTCATCAACGTGGTCAACACCAACGGCAACCATTCCTCTATGAAAATAAACACTTGGTGTTTTTCGGCACATTGGATGGTGCGCTTGGATATTGCTTGCCACTGCCTGAGAAAGTATACCGACGATTTTTGATGTTGCAAAACGTTCTACTATCCTATCAAGAGCATCTGGGTGGTTTGAATCCTAAAGAGTTTCGAACGGTGAAAAGCTCCAAAAAATTATCTCTAAATCCTTGTCGTTGTATAATCGACGGTGATCTTATTTGGACATACACAATGATGTCTACAGCGGAGAAAAATGAAGTGGCGAAAAAAATTGGCACGAGAACAGAGGAAATTCTTGCAGATCTCTTGGATATTGAGCGCATTGCATCGGTGTTCTAATCCAAGTCCCTaacattacattttatttttaataatagtaTATAAGAATTGTGGAAGACAAGTTTTGTGTACAATAGAGCACCGCGTCCTTGTTTATGAAAACAAGTGGGGTGAATAAATTAcattagaaattaaataattaatgtatTTTTCATTATGGTATTCGGCGTTATGAGTAAGATTGTTATGTTATAACAAGGGAATATATTATGAAGAGTGTACGATTTGAATATATCTATTGGTATATACAAAGATAACAAACAGGACTAAATGTTAACTTCGACTGATATGTCGGCTTTCAAATGTCTTTATTATGATAATGATCATATTGAATTGCTCTTTAAGCTAgaatggtccgatctgaaaattaGTGCTGATATTGGAGCGATTCCACAGATAATAATTAATGCGAAAGTTGAGTATTTTGTGCAAGTGTGTAGGTCTAAATTATAGCGAATTTTAAAACTGAGCAAACATCCTAAATAAAATATGAGTAATACAAAGAATTTAATCTTTTTCCTTTATTTCTCTAtgtattcattaaatttaaaagtcatatgtacatatgttcaaatGAAAGCTATCGTTTATAACTATAAAATGGTATATCATAGAACTGCCAAATTTTTGCCCGTGTTTTATCCACTTGGTAACGTATGCAACGCTGCCTAAAAGTCCCTTTTTGATACTCTTTGCAACTTACTATTGGATATCCATTAGCGAAACATTTTTTGCGTGTACCAAAGTAGACACGTCCCAATGTATTTGCGACCATATCATTAATAGATTGTAGGCAGTTCAAGAAAGTTTGTTCACAAGTACATTTCatgctgaaaatatttacattaagttttatatttaattataactacgatttcaatttattgatcttattTAATATCACTCACATAGGAAATAAATCGGTGTTATTAAGTCCATGTAAAGTTTGTCTTGACTCCAGTATTTCTTCACAATGATCATGCTCCCTACAGCATGTGTCAGACTCACGTTGAGTTCCTAAATCATTATAATTGGCTGCAGTATTTCCAGGTCCGCACCATTTTGTACCTGGTACGGTTATACCGGTGAAAGGAACTGATGGTAATGCTTGATTGTAGATATCTTCATCTTCGAATATTGACTCCTCTTGAAATGCAACAACGCTTGCAGCCAGAAGAACTATGATGATACAGTTTTGCAATTTAATCATGCTTCTTTATGAGCttttaataaactaaattttaagtgcaaaaatttcataattcaaGTCTGCTGTAAGTCTCAGATTGTTACGAAAATTTAATGACCTCAGAGGTAAATAACACTGATAAGACTTTTGAATTTGTAAGATAGGAATATTCAGCCAGTTCTACATATTTAAGTCTAAATATAGACTggattaaataataaaaacattgcatatgtacgtatgtagaaTGGATGAAGATGTATGATGCCTATATTTGAAGTTGTAAAAAAGTTGTATAAACGAATACgcgtatttacatattttttgtatatacatacatgcatacatacatttgtatgtgcataaataatttaaatttgttgcgAGTACAATGCTGCTAGATAATTGGCCGAGCTTCTTCCATGTGTAATATGCTCATAGATGTTCTTCAGGAAATATAGAGTCCTGGACTTATTCCGCCACTTCCTAGAGAAAAAATCttcaattttcgtttgtttaACAACTGTTTATTTGAACCCATAATTTAGTTGGTTCTAGTCATGcactttacatattcatatgataaattcatatattaatgtataataACTGTATATGTTGTATTGTACTATAATCCATCCAACCTGATTTTGGTTTAATTGTTTAGGGATTggtaaatacaaaaaagcattctgaaaaagtgtttacttatttaatcataaataaatatcacaTTTATGAAGTTTAttacttttccatacaaatataCGCAATATATATGATATGTGCAATtacgtaaataaatatgtgtatgtacatgtgtgatTATAGTGCAGCTTCTTGTTAAGTTGACCTTCCTTTTACAGATTTCcgtttgaaatttaatttccgGTAATTTGTGTTAGCCGTTGAATGTCACTTTGTAGGTTGTAtcataacagctgatttttgttttgacaagtttatttgtttttattattaaactcGAACAACTTGTACAAACAAgtataaaagcaattaaaatgatttttcggTACGTGTTGAGACGcgctgaaaataaatataaaactattgTCGCTTCAACATGCCTTCTAAGGTGCAATCATTTCAGTGGCGTAAGTTATGTGCAGGGCCAGGAACCTGAACCGAAAATACGTGAATATTTCTACTATATTGATCACGAAGGCATGGTGAGATCTTTGGAACTGGAAATAATTTtgcaaagtaataaaattttaaatgtaaacagCTTTTTTTAGATGACGCCAAAATGAAAAACTTCACCTCTTGCTTTAAGGAAAagaaattcttgaaatttttctttagtCGAGTAAAACTAAATGACACCAAGAGATATCGTGAACACTTTCCGTATCTATCTTTATGTGGACGTGAACGTAACTTCATACGCTGTGATGATACACCAATTGTGTTCACACATGTGTTATCAGACGATAAGGGTAAATATTTTACTGCACAGTAGCACTACGATAATAATacgtaaaaatgtttattaggTCCTGATCGTATATCATACGCTCATGCCGCAGAGCAGCTTACTACTGAATTTTTACCTCGAAAGATTTATATGAATCCTAAAACAGGTCGCGTTTACCATCCTGCATGGTCTAAGGTTGGAGGTATTGGTTTGATACGTTCGAAATTAGCTATAGAGCTAAGTCGTAATTTTGAGTTTGTTAACGGAGAACAAGCACCGCCTACACATTTCACATGGCGTGGTGAGCGGTTGGAATTGGAAAATACTTGGGTAGGAAATACTCAACGCCTTGGTATATTTGAAGAAGAAGAGTGCAATTAATACTGTGATAAAGTtaaggaaatatattttaaatgttttttttgttaataactaaaaattatattattgctAACTacattacacaattttttaatacttaacatttttataacgtCATAAATGATTACTCAACGGTTAGAGGTTTAAATTCACCTTCCTTTACCCACGAAAGGCCATTTGATGGCACAGTTGGACTTTCCGGTAGATCTTTGCCTGAACAAATGCGCTCCTTTATTGGTCCATGAATGTCTGTgtcaaacttttcaaaaactatGTAATGTGGATCCTCCGTGGGTGGTTCATCATAAATTCGATCTTTGCTAGAGCTTGCGCAGTCCTTAGCTCGTGCTATAAATTCTGCACGATTTTGTGATAGCAATTCCGCTGCTTCGGCATTGTTATATTTGGCACCACTAGCGGCAAGACGTGTACACTCAATGGGATCGATAAATATTGCctgtatatatttaagcaatTGCCAGATGTGATCCTCTCCGGTACGCCAATAAGGAAAAGCGCATGAAATATCCAAAGATCCGGTGTAAGGGCAAATGAGAGGGTGGATGATTTCATTTTGGAAGATAACGGTCTAAAAACaatggaaatatttaaagttagtAATTGTTATATTGGCATCGTCTAATTTCTTACAGGTAATGTCTTATCGTCTGGAAATTTATCTGGCAATAGTATTGTAAAACGAAATACTGCATCAATATAGAATCCTTGTCTGACAAATATGACGCCAAACCATACtgaaatcattaaaataattacatttaaataaagtgaaaaacttacaatttaataagataacTTACAAAGCGAGTTTCCATATGACGGTATTACATAGACCCCACCTATTTTTTCTGATTCAATCATTTTGCTTGAAATATAAGCACTAGTTAATATAATTCAATGTAGTGCGCCAAATGTTGATACTTACTATTCTGCAAGTATTTTATATTCCTGTTGAATAGTGGTCAGCAATTTATCTTCTCCCTTATGTGCATCTAAcgtcattttaaaaattaatttttgttagcaaattagctaaaaaataaatgcgaacaaAATAGTATTAGATAAATTATTATACTTATCAGCTGATAGTAAactaaaatgtaatttttttccgtTGTagcaaatgtcaaaaaattgtaaaacgtAATATTTTCGTTAAGCAAACGATACGTTCACATGTCAGTTTTGTATCtcatcaataataataaaatgtgtaaGGTAAATGGCTGAGTgttgaaatttaacaaattaaaagttattcaatCGGTTATTGGTTTATTTAGCCAATcgcaatggaatttaaaaatttaactttgttCAACGTAACAAAAGTTGTATAAGTTCACTAAACACAGCTGTATCATACGtttgctaaaaaaataaaacgaaaaaaaaacaaagtgccAATGAAACAGGTTTAAAGGTGTTCGGGAAAggtaaatttgttttgatttcgataatttaattagtaattaatataaacacTTCTCTCCTgtagaaataaaatgaaaaatatcttACTAAATTAGGTGATTAACATAATGTAAAGGAGATAACGTtgttaaacatttaaaatatatttctgcaTGCTGATTATGCTGTATTCGAAGGCCAGTATAAAACAAAGCAATATATTTGACAACCAGAATACGGCGTT from Bactrocera tryoni isolate S06 chromosome 3, CSIRO_BtryS06_freeze2, whole genome shotgun sequence harbors:
- the LOC120771609 gene encoding nucleolar protein 9; this encodes MESEVNGFAVDQNKKRQRKKKKNSRFLRNAKGFAKQGIYGRGTHIDDDQYNYFINILDAMKNGFEDVEEKVNMANNVFAQTNEQEIHLASNQIVCKVLESLIGFVDAENLERFFNVFADNFRPICSDRFASHVLQKMVEIAFLRALGKASLKNVGEADDNTDAADQPSAPKRLKTEVTAFSEESYNAESDFSADHRKQCSKFVDRVSKFLLNNLEDFVWDPCANHIMRTSILSLAGVHVAKVAFEKGGADMAKNRKLYNVPDEWLDVLKEFPQRLEMWPQFSDFPFQELSSALLGVICIALRATDKQLLKHFGKKILMEAFLKVEHIGEEKDKKIEILDDDEESSEKIEEVGSKNAEGAEEEKPTVKLPKVFEYQSSVILLETLITIAGPKLLTQLYAMLFTGRLSLLAKEQLTNFAVQKLLQHIKEKEDFENVFNELVNDIEDLLKIGHTGVVETLVGACLRIGSKQAQSIVSLQTALHTPASDKQKVKSFFHCLIKLKPYEVTQADNSAFVHLHGSLIVQHILRFNKPIFLVNCILDTPAEQLVTIFNTPNGSHIVDAFLQSKYIGEKSREKFIRYMEGFYVDLATSKFGSRVVDSCFVAAQEAQKGRIVKELAEKTNMLKSTPFGRLLYNKFRVETYRLSATQWKASFHANKEQRVDKLFKDIVN
- the LOC120770977 gene encoding cleavage and polyadenylation specificity factor subunit 1 — encoded protein: MFSLCKQSHPATGVEFAICCHFFNNFEENLVVAGANILKVYRIFPHLDAAQRQKLLNINDLRTPPKMRLECLATYTLYGNVMSLQSVSLAGSLRDALLISFKDAKLSVVQHDPDTFALKTLSLHFFEEDDVRGGWTGRYFIPMVRVDPDSRCAVMLVYGKQLVVLPFRKDNSLDEIELADVKPIKKTPTALVARTPILASYLIALRELDEKIDNVLDLQFLYGYYEPTLLILYEPVRTFAGRVCVRSDTCVLVAISLNIQQRVHPVIWTVTGLPFDSLQVFPIQKPIGGCLVTTVNSIIYLNQSVPPYGVSLNSSADHSTSFPLKPQDGVRISLDAANLTFIDIDKLVISLKGGELYVLTLCVDSMRTVRNFHFHKAAASVLTSCMCVCQSEYLFLGSRLGNSLLLHFTEEDQSTVITLDEVETNDANAAVNDESVPKARRIEDEELEVYGTGAKTSVQLRKYIFEVCDSLLNVGPINFMCAGERVEFEEDGVTLRPHVENLAELKIEVVASSGHNKNGALCVFVNCITPQIITSFELEGCLDVWTVYDDASKKSTRHDHHDFMILSQRSTSLVLQTGDEINEIENTGFSCQQPTIFVGNLGQNRFIIQATTRNVRLLQGTRLIQNVPIDVGSPVVQVSTADPYVCLRVLNGQVITLALRETKGTPRLAINKNTISSVPAVIAIAAYKDISGLFTAKSDDVLNLTGSNGNSLYAGLGYMKAEPHMKIEDEEDLLYGESGNAFKMNSLADLAKQSKQKNTDWWRRLLPQIKPSYWLITARESGTLEIYSMPDLKLMYLVNDVGNGGMVLSDSMEFVPVPLSNQENSKTGILLNCMPQHANSPLALEISMVGLGNQGMRPLLLIRTRLELLIYQVFRYPKGHLKIRFRKLETLNMLDVQPTSMEVDDLESELESYNLQERYVSKLRYFANISGHNGVMVCGVNPHFLFLTSKGELRVHKFYGNGVVRSFAPFNNVNCPFGFLYFDHTAELKISVLPTYLTYDSIWPVRKVPLRCTPRQIVYHRENRVYCLITQTEEPTNKYYRFNGEDKELTEENKGERFIYPSASKFAMVLMSPETWEIVPDASIQFEEWEHVTAFKIVKLAYEGTRSGLKEYLCIGTNFNYSEDITSRGNIHIYDIIEVVPEPGKPLTKFKLKEVFKKEQKGPVSAISDVLGFLVTALGQKIYLWQLKDDDLIGVAFIDTNIYVHQIISVKSLILIADVYKSVSLLRFQEEFRTLSLASRDFNHLQVYNIEFMVDNNNLGFLVTDADKNLIVYMYQPESRESIGGQKLLRKSDYHLGQAVNTMFRVQCHQRGQHQRQPFLYENKHLVFFGTLDGALGYCLPLPEKVYRRFLMLQNVLLSYQEHLGGLNPKEFRTVKSSKKLSLNPCRCIIDGDLIWTYTMMSTAEKNEVAKKIGTRTEEILADLLDIERIASVF
- the LOC120771404 gene encoding phospholipase A2, yielding MIKLQNCIIIVLLAASVVAFQEESIFEDEDIYNQALPSVPFTGITVPGTKWCGPGNTAANYNDLGTQRESDTCCREHDHCEEILESRQTLHGLNNTDLFPIMKCTCEQTFLNCLQSINDMVANTLGRVYFGTRKKCFANGYPIVSCKEYQKGTFRQRCIRYQVDKTRAKIWQFYDIPFYSYKR
- the LOC120770947 gene encoding UPF0598 protein CG30010; this translates as MIFRYVLRRAENKYKTIVASTCLLRCNHFSGVSYVQGQEPEPKIREYFYYIDHEGMLFLDDAKMKNFTSCFKEKKFLKFFFSRVKLNDTKRYREHFPYLSLCGRERNFIRCDDTPIVFTHVLSDDKGPDRISYAHAAEQLTTEFLPRKIYMNPKTGRVYHPAWSKVGGIGLIRSKLAIELSRNFEFVNGEQAPPTHFTWRGERLELENTWVGNTQRLGIFEEEECN
- the LOC120770946 gene encoding protein crossbronx; protein product: MTLDAHKGEDKLLTTIQQEYKILAEYKMIESEKIGGVYVIPSYGNSLLWFGVIFVRQGFYIDAVFRFTILLPDKFPDDKTLPTVIFQNEIIHPLICPYTGSLDISCAFPYWRTGEDHIWQLLKYIQAIFIDPIECTRLAASGAKYNNAEAAELLSQNRAEFIARAKDCASSSKDRIYDEPPTEDPHYIVFEKFDTDIHGPIKERICSGKDLPESPTVPSNGLSWVKEGEFKPLTVE